In Gossypium hirsutum isolate 1008001.06 chromosome D06, Gossypium_hirsutum_v2.1, whole genome shotgun sequence, one genomic interval encodes:
- the LOC107910059 gene encoding uncharacterized protein: MGMEKEVIISKSEMNNKFHDMKVAYSKLLANDFQWLEATYKQNHEALFNPITVCGDTMFHVAAYRGSEAMLQTLVELVPQTKRREVLKMKNVYGNTVLHELVTTAKAEAADLLMKEVLFSDGLNREDYIREREEILEDRNKLGETPLFRAVEYGNMSMVKYLATQIEGMGGNLHRHYTRDHDGLSILHIAVIGQHFDTANWLVERYPELATYKDNNGKTALHLLASMATSFKSSSFLSGLFEEFIYYCIPGEACNGDEGDELPIALQNKDLEQGEPSKAPNQPGNSKGLKWYYGVLRCLKSGWKVIDRVWGQKQLHTSAIKLARHLVRTDTSWFQPHQSEEDDTICLERNYDKEEEKVKEIAAAGKEKSSEPDTPLFIAASTGIVEIVKEILDKYPQAIKHINKSGQNILHVATLHRTYKVYDLVVKNKEEKNRLVRGIDNNGCTILHHAADIVYYHGGTKPTPALKLQQELEWFETVKNEIPGHFTLHRNKDNMTADQLFNDRHKDQLQDAQEWVKNTSESCSTVAVLVAGVVFAAAYSAPGGFHDNGQPILLERPLYSFFTVMDVAGLASSLTSVVIFLSILTSSLEYKDFGNTIPRNLSLGFTFLFFSVTTTMLTFTATILLLVHLEKKWTASLTYAAAFLPICIFALFQFPLYYQYFIAAVKGIFNFIRKNMPGNWEFLRIKGDF; encoded by the exons ATGGGAATGGAGAAAGAAGTAATTATCTCCAAATCCGAGATGAACAACAAATTCCATGATATGAAAGTGGCTTACTCCAAGCTTTTGGCAAACGACTTCCAGTGGTTGGAAGCGACTTACAAGCAAAACCATGAGGCCTTGTTCAACCCAATCACGGTTTGTGGAGATACTATGTTTCACGTCGCAGCTTACAGGGGCAGTGAAGCAATGCTTCAAACCCTGGTTGAGTTGGTACCGCAAACAAAGAGGCGCGAGGTGTTGAAGATGAAGAACGTTTACGGGAACACCGTCCTCCATGAACTGGTCACCACTGCCAAAGCCGAAGCAGCTGATTTGTTAATGAAGGAGGTGTTGTTCTCTGACGGCTTGAATCGTGAAGATTATATACGGGAGAGGGAAGAGATACTGGAGGATCGGAACAAGTTGGGGGAAACCCCATTGTTCAGAGCTGTGGAATATGGCAACATGTCGATGGTGAAGTACTTGGCTACACAGATAGAAGGAATGGGAGGAAATCTTCACAGGCATTACACTAGAGATCATGATGGACTCTCCATTCTTCATATTGCAGTGATTGGCCAGCACTTTG ATACTGCTAATTGGCTTGTGGAACGATATCCAGAACTTGCAACTTACAAAGATAATAACGGGAAGACAGCCCTTCATCTGCTTGCTAGCATGGCGACTTCTTTTAAGAGTAGTTCTTTTCTCTCTGGATTATTCGAGGAGTTCATCTATTATT GCATTCCGGGTGAAGCATGTAATGGCGATGAGGGTGATGAGCTTCCAATAGCTCTGCAGAACAAAGATTTGGAGCAGGGTGAGCCAAGTAAAGCTCCCAACCAACCAGGCAACTCCAAAG GTTTGAAGTGGTACTACGGCGTTCTACGATGCCTTAAATCAG GATGGAAAGTGATTGATCGGGTGTGGGGGCAAAAGCAACTCCACACTTCCGCTATTAAATTGGCGAGGCATCTTGTACGAACCGATACGTCTTGGTTCCAGCCCCACCAATCGGAAGAGGATGATACAATTTGCTTGGAAAGAAATTatgataaagaagaagaaaaggtgaAGGAAATTGCAGCTGCCGGAAAGGAGAAGTCATCGGAACCGGATACGCCGTTGTTTATTGCGGCGAGCACAGGGATCGTTGAGATAGTGAAGGAGATACTCGACAAGTACCCTCAAGCAATTAAGCACATCAACAAAAGCGGACAGAACATATTACATGTCGCCACTTTACATCGTACATACAAAGTGTATGATCTGGTTGTTAAGAATAAGGAAGAGAAGAACAGGTTGGTTCGAGGGATCGATAACAATGGCTGCACCATATTGCACCATGCTGCTGACATCGTATATTATCATGGTGGAACCAAACCTACCCCTGCTCTCAAATTGCAACAGGAGTTGGAATGGTTCGAG ACAGTGAAAAATGAAATACCGGGGCATTTCACCCTGCACCGCAACAAGGACAATATGACAGCAGATCAGTTGTTCAACGACAGGCACAAGGACCAACTTCAAGATGCACAAGAGTGGGTGAAGAACACCTCTGAGTCATGCTCGACGGTCGCTGTTCTTGTGGCCGGCGTTGTGTTCGCGGCTGCATACTCGGCCCCAGGAGGTTTCCACGACA ATGGGCAGCCGATTCTACTGGAAAGGCCACTGTACTCGTTTTTCACGGTGATGGACGTGGCAGGGCTTGCAAGCTCGTTGACGTCGGTGGTGATATTCCTGTCGATCCTGACATCTTCGCTGGAGTACAAGGATTTTGGGAACACCATCCCTCGGAATCTGTCACTGGGCTTCACGTTTCTGTTCTTCTCAGTGACAACGACGATGCTGACATTCACGGCGACGATACTTCTGCTAGTTCATTTGGAGAAAAAATGGACAGCAAGTTTAACATATGCGGCAGCGTTCCTTCCAATCTGCATATTCGCATTGTTTCAGTTCCCACTGTATTACCAGTACTTCATTGCTGCTGTGAAGggcatttttaatttcataaggaAGAATATGCCTGGCAACTGGGAGTTTCTACGGATTAAAGGTGATTTTTGA